The Candidatus Bathyarchaeia archaeon sequence TTCTCATGAAGCCTCAACGAGACATCCATCGCGTTTTCCAGGTTGAGGCAGTATATGTGGAGGTCGGGCATGTGTAGTTTTCTGACTCGAAAGCATAGCAGGAGCTCGCCGCTTTGCTCCAGCCTGTAGCTGTCCGCCACCTCGAAGGTGCCGAAGGGCAGCTGTCTATAGCTGATGCGCCAATCCTTTACTGAGGCGAATTGCTGGTGACACGCCGCGTACCTCAAAACCAGCCTCCTCCTCTCCACCTCCATTTCGTAGAGTTTCTCGCCGAAAAGCTTGGCATGCTCCCTCACGGGTTTCTCGGATAGGTTGAACATGTTAGTGCCCTTTAACTGGAATATCGGGATGCTCAGGGAGTTGGCTACAGTCCAAGCGTAGTCCTCGATTAACTGAAACATCAAGGTGGCCTCAGGGCTGTATCTCATGTGTCCGAGGTCTGAGTACGGCTCCCATTCGACCCCGAATTTCCGGCAATAATCAAGGAACCTGGGTTTGCCCCCTGGAAGCTCTATTTTTAAAGCCTCCTTTTCAACTAGGGCCTTGAAATCCTCTTGGCCAGCCTTGAACTGGTATTTTTCAGGTTCGTATAACTGTCCGTCTAAATCCAATATCCAATAGGCTGTTTCAACGGTTCTGGCTGGGATGCGTGGGGGGGTGATGGTCCTTGAAAGCTCTGAGAGAGGGTGTCCTAGGCATTGGAGCGTGAAGGATTTATACCATCCGAAGGGGGTTCTAACCACCCTGTACCCAGCGGCCTTCAACAAGTCTTCCACCATTTTCAGCACGGTGATGGCTGTTTCACCGTCGGCGAGGTCGCTGGAGAGGTGGGCGTAAGGGTAAAGGATGATGTCTTCGACCCCTAATTTTCGAGCGGCTTCGGACAAATCCCTGCTGGCCTCCGAGGCTACTCCCCTCGGGTTCTCTCCATCAGGGGCCTCAACGGACATAAACGCCACTAAAACGTTTTCCGCAACGCCTCTACCCGACCCGTCCAGCTCCTCAGGGTTTGGAACAGCCTTCTCCCGCACTTGGTATTCAAACCTTCCAGCGTGTATTAGAAGGGTTCGCATCCCCGCATTCTCCCTCCGGCCCTAGGCCATGAACCTCAACTTTTCCATTCTTCGATCCCTTCTCGTTTTCCTCTTAAACTCTTTATAGTGCCTCTCGCAGAGGTATGCTCTCCTACCTTTTTCAAGCGGCAACCCGCTGCTGGCAGCCTTTTCCACCGATATGGATCTGACAGCGGGTTTTCCACACCCCTTCACCGTGCACGTAACCCCTTTACCCACCTTGCCCATGAATTCCCCCCTTCAGGGCTAAACGGCGCCTACGCTCCTTAAACCGTGTAGATGGTATATTCTTTGGAACATGGTTATTAGGCTTAGGATCGCTATAGCCGCGACTCCGATGTTGAGTTTATCGGCCGCGGTGGCGGCTAGAAGGATGATCAGCCTCTCCGGCCTTTCCGCGAATCCCTTCCCCTTCAGGGAAAAGCCTTCGCCCTCAGCCCTAGCCCTCACATAGCTGACCATGAAGGAGAAGATCAAAGCCAACAGCCCCCATAAGACGTCTACGACACCGCTTAAAATCAACCCCAGGAACAGCATGGATTCCCCTAGCCTGTCGACGGTTGAGTCTAGGATTCCTCCTACCTTCGATTTCATGGACAGCTCCCTGGCCATGAGGCCGTCTAAGGCGTCGAGGAATCCCGCTAACGCTAGGAATATTAGGGGAAACCATCGATCCTGTGGAGTGTACTTGTAATATCCGTAGGCGGCGACGGCGGAGGATGCTAGCCCCATCAATGTGACATGGTTTGGCCGTAACCCTGCGCCGCCAAGGCTTCTGGCGAGTCTGAGCAGGGGCTTAGTGAGCCGTTCGCCTAACCCGCTTAACACCAACGTGCTCCACTGGGTTAAAAGGGTCTGTAGCCTTTCCTTTCCTCTTTCGCCCTTACCTTGACGACCCCGAAGTGTACGGCGCATGAAACACAGTAGTATTTTACCACCTTTTGCTTGGCGATCTGTGCCCCCCTGGATCTTAACTCCCTCGCCAAGGCGGGGTCAACTAGGGAAACATAAGTGGCTCTTCGTTTGGCTTTATCCCTTGGAACCAGCATGCCGCAGTTGCTGCATTGAATGAGCTCTGAACGTCCCTTCCTACCCTTGCTTCTACCACCCGACCTTCTCTTCTTTGGCATTTTATTTTACTTCCAATGTTCGAGTACATCAATTTAGGATGCGCGCTTGTTTAAAACTTTATTGTCTTCAAATGTTCCCTGACCGCTTTTTTCCAAAGTGTACGTTTAGCTTTAAGCGGTCTTTCCTTTAACTTCGGCGGGTTAATACGCCTTGGCGAAGTAGGCTACTTTTACGGCTTCACGTTCACAGTAGATGCAGTGAGAGAATGGTTTTTCGTCGAAGGAGATGAGCCTGATGGTGGCTCCTGTTTCCTCCTTAACCTTTTCTTCACACGCTGGGTCGCCGCACCAGCAGGCCCTTAAAAACCCCCCTTTACCCTCCAGTATGGATTTAAACTCGTCGTATTCTTTAACGGTGATCGTTTTCTCCTTTAGTATGGTTGAAGCCTTCTGAAATAGGTTGTTTTGAATATCGTCAAGCGTTTTTTTCACGTAGCTTGGGATTTCCTCGTCGCTCACGGTTTTCTTGCCTTTAAGGTCTCTCCTCGCCACTGTGACGACGCCTCCTTCCACGTCTCTTGGGCCGACCTCAACCCTGAGGGGCACGCCCTTCAACTCCCAGTCGTTGAACTTCCATCCTGGCGTGTACTGGAACCGGTCGTCGACCATGCATCTTACGCCTCCTTTCTCCAGGGCTTCCTTCACCCTCTTCGCCTTGGCCAGGACTCTGTCCTTGTCTCTCTCCGAGTAAAAGATGGGGATGATGACGGCTTGGAGCGGGGCGATTTTAGGGGGGAGGACCAGCCCCTTGTCGTCGCCGTGCACCATGACCACCGCCCCTATCAGCCTCCATGAAACACCCCATGAAGTTGTCCAAGCGTAGTGCTCTTTCTCATCCCTGCCTAGGAACTTGATTTCGAACGGTTTAGAGAAGTTTTGGCCCAGGTTATGGGAGGTGCCCATCTGCAAGGCCTTGCCGTCGGGCATCATGGCCTCCAATGTCGTCGTGTAGAGGGCCCCTACAAACTTCTCAGCGTCCGATTTATAGCCGGCCAACACGGGTATGGCTAGATACTGTTCGATGAGCCTTCTGTAAACATTCAGAATCTCCATAACCTCCTTGTCAGCTTCCTCCCTGGTTTCATGGGCTGTGTGGCCTTCCTGCCAGAGGAATTCGCTGGACCTGATGAAAGGTTTGGTGGACTTGATCTCAGCCCTCAGCACAGAGTTCCATACGTTTATCAACAAGGGGAGGTCTCTCCAGCTTTGAATCCACTTGGCATATGAGTCGTAGATGATGGTTTCAGAGGTAGGCCTCACAGCTAGACGCTCCGATAACTCGTCTTCACCTGTTTTCGTCACCCAGAACACCTCGGGCGTAAATCCCTTAAAGTGCTCAGCCTCCCTTTTCAGGAAGCTTTCAGGTATGAGGGTGGGGAAATAGGCGTTCCTGTGACCCAAGGCCTTGAACTCCTCGTCGAGAACCTGCCTAACCCTCTCCCATATCTCGTATCCGTAAGGCTTCAGGACCATGAAGCCCTTGATCGAGGCGTAGTCCGCCAGCCCGGATTTTAACACCACTTGGGTATACCACTCCGAGAAGTCCTCAGACCTCTTTACAGTTACTCCGATTTCCTTGGCCATGGCTCACATCTCCATCATGAAGCATTGTAATGTTACATGTTAACACGTAGAGTTCACGGAGTTGTTTTAAACTTAACGCTGCATCGGTTAGGATGCGTCGCCGCGGCTTAACTTTTTATTCCGCCGAGACGTATGATCTAGTATTCTATAGGCTTGGTGTGGGAATTGGTTGAACATGTCCTGAAGACTGAGGATTACTGTTGGATGCTCCACGAGATAGCTAAGGCCTTGGGCACTGCTAAGAACCTTCCAGCCGTTTTGAACCTGATAGTGAAAAGCGCGGTTGACGCCTTAAACGTGAAGGCGTGCTCGCTGAGGCTGCTTGACCGGAGAGCTGAGAAGCTTGAGCTAGCCGCCGCCTACGGTCTCAGCGACGAATACCTGGGGAAGGGTCCTGTGGAGGTGGGTAAAAGCCCTGTGGACCAGGAGGCTATGAAGGGAGAGCCTGTGCTCGTTGAGGACGTTGAGTCCGATGGCCGGTTACAGTATCCGGATGAGGCTAAGAAGGAGGGGATTAAATCCATGGTCTGTGTGCCGTTGAAGGTCAGGGATCAGGTTATCGGCTCCTTAAGGGCCTATTCTTCGGTTCGGAGGGGATTCTCAGGGTCCGAGCTCACATTCCTAACGGCCCTCGCGAACCTAGGCGCGATCGCCATCGACAACGCTCGGCTGATGGGTAAGTGGCGTGGAAGGGTGGAGAAAATGTCCCGTCTGCTGGATGTGTCTAAGAAGATCACCTCCACCTTGAAAAGCGAGGAGGTTTTCCAAGCCATTGTTCAATCAGCGGTTGAAGGATTGGGGGCTAAGGGTGGAACCTTAAGGCTGCTGGACGAGAAGAAGAGAAACTTGGATTTAGTGGCCTCTGTGGGGTTGAGTGAAAAATACTTGGCTAAGGGCTCGGTGAGGGTTCAGGATGAAATAGAAGAGGTGATGTCGGGTAAGGTGGTTGGCGTGTTAAACGCGGAATCCGACCCGAGGATAAAGGGGAAAAACTCAGTGAAGCAGGAGGGGATTAAATCCATTCTAGCCGCTCCCATCGCTGTTAAGGGCCGACTCATAGGCGTGTTGAAGGTTTACACCTTGGAGGAGAGGGAGTTCGACGAGGAGGAAGTTGAATATTTGGCTTTCCTAGCCAGCTTAGGAGGCGTAGCCATCGAGAACGCTAGGCTATACCGGCTCGCTCTCACCAACTGGGAAACCCTGGTGAAAAACGTTTGGGGTAGCCTTGACGTTTGGAGGGGGCCTTAACAGCGTTTTTCTCCAGCCTTTTTATGCGTGTAGAGGACGAATGATGAAACGGAGTTGACGACTCCGTCGATTTGAAGGATCTTGTCCTTCACAATGACCCTGAAATCAGATATGTCCTTAGCCTTCACCACAGCGATCAAGTCGTATTCACCAGTCACCTCGTAAACGTCTTGGGTTTCAGGCATCTCGACGAGCTGTTCGATGACCTTTTCAAGCTTCTTCGAGTCGGCTGATAAGCTGATCACAGCCGTGATCTCCCCGTTCACTTCAACCACTTCCCAGCCCTAGTTTTAATTCACTTCTAACCAGTAGGTAAAGGTACGCGCTGGGTTAAAAGGGTTTATTCAACCGGTCGCTGGTGAAGCGAGTGTTGGAGCGGAGGGTTTAACGTTGAAGGTGAGCCTTTCCTAGGAGCCAACGCTTTTAAGTCGAGTAGAGTAAATGTTAAAGGTAAATTGATGTTTTGGCCTTGATGGCGGTTTCGCCGGATGAATGTGGTTTGAGGGTGATCGCCGACTTACATATACATTCTAGGTATAGTCGAGCGACGAGTTTGAACATGAACCTGGAGGAGATTAGCCACTTCGGCGCGATTAAGGGGTTGAACCTTATCGGGTTAGGGGACTTCACCCATCCTCGATGGTTGGGGGAGCTGCGGGATGGGTTGGAGGAGGTTGATGAAACCGGCGTTTACCGGTTGAAGGATGGGCGGGGTAAGGTATTCTTCATCGTGACCACGGAGGTTTCAACGGTGTTCGAGTATGAGGGCTCTGTGAGGAAGGTGCATCATGTGATTTTCGCTCCGAGCCTAGATGCCGCGGAGCAGGTTAACGATGGTTTAAGGCGTTTTGGGGACTTACAGGTTGACGGCAGGCCTACGTTAAACATGACCGCGGCGGAGTTGGTGGAGGTTTTGAAAGGGATCTGCGTGGAAGCCTTCATTTTCCCCGCGCACGCGTGGACGCCTTGGTTCAGCTTGTTCGGCTCGAACAACGGGTTTAACTCCGTAGCCGAGTGTTATCAGGACAAGGCGGATGAAATATTCGCGTTGGAAACCGGCTTGTCTTCGGATCCTCCGATGAACTGGCGGGTCAGCGCGTTGGAGAAATACACGTTGATCTCGAACTCGGACTCGCATTCAGCGTGGCCTTGGAGGCTTGGCCGTGAGGCCAACGTGTTGGACATGCCCGAGTTAAATTACCGTTCTCTGATCCAAGCATTTGAGAAGAAGGATGTAAGTGTATTCAAGTTTACGGTTGAAACCCCCCCTCAATACGGCAAATATCACTGGACAGGGCATAGGTTGTGCGGCGTTTCCATGCCGCCGAGCGAAGCGGTGAAGCTGGGGAATAAATGTCCGAGATGTGGACGTCGAATGGTGAAGGGTGTTGAGCAGAGGGTTGAGGAGCTCGCGGACAGACCTGTCGGCTTTCAGCCTGAAGGCGCCGTGGGATATGTAACCGTTATCCCGTTGTCTGAAATATTGACGAATGTTTTAAACCTAGGTTCACCTTCATCTAGAAGGGTTTGGACCATGTACAACGCCCTGGTTTCTCGGTTCGGCTCAGAGTTTAACGTCCTCCTCGAAGCGGACCTCAGCGCTGTGGCCGAGGTCACAGGCCCCCAGGTGGCGAAGGCCATCGAAGACATGAGGACGGGGAGGTTGAGGATCGCGCCGGGTTATGATGGCGTCTACGGTAGACTGCTTTTCAGCGAGGGGGCTGAGGATTCCAGCTCCATTTCCCCTGGGTTAGGGTCTGGGAAAACAGGGTTAAGGGAGGGGTTGTGGCGTTACATGTAGCCTGAGGCCGGGACCGGCTTCAAGTGGCTTTGGCCCCAGGCTCTTCGGCTGAAATCGCGGGAAGCTCCGGGAATTCATCTTTCAACTTTTGCTCCGCCAGAGTGTTGGCTTCAGCGAGGATTTTCTCCGCTTCCTCACTGGACGCCTCCATGCTCAAAGTGCTCTCTGTGGCCTCTCCAACTTCGAGGATCATGGATTGGAGGCTGTCATTCACTTCCTCCAGCTTCATGGAAACTTCAGGTATGATGTTCTGAAGGTTGTCCTTGATCATGTTAACCACCTTGGCTGCGGCGTTCATTCCATACGCGATGTCTCCGAACTCCCTGATTGTTTCCAGCCTTAAAGCAACCCTTTCCAGGGCCAGTTGGCTGGCCAAGGTCATCTTGGCGATTTTCCTGATCTCAGCGCACTCATTTGCGTACATCGCCGCCATTGCCTGGTTTTTCTCGTGGAACGCTTTGACGCATCGGTCGTAAAGCCTTTTATCCCGTTGCTCCAGTTGCCTTAGGGTGTTGTCCAGCCGTTTAAGCTGGATCTTCATCGTCGACAGCGACAGCGTGATTCTCTTCCTCAACGGCGTTGGTTTTAAAGCTTCCCTCAGCTTTTTCCCAATGGACACTTTTTCCTCAAACATTTTTATCACCTTCCATTCATTTCAATTAAAGCGGTCACACCTTCAATCTTTTCTCCAGGAACCTCACCCTCCGACTCTAACGTTTTCAGGAGGGTGTTTAGGTCCCTGTTTCTCTGAGCCTTCACGATCGGGCTGGAGTATTTCACATCTAGGTTTAGGCCTTTCAACTTGGACAAGGTCTCCTCTATGTCGCATTTGTTTCTTCCCAGGAGGAATATGAGCAGCTCAGGGTTTCCAAGGGTGCTGAGAACCGTTAACGCTTGGGGCATGGACACGACTTGTTTAATGATCTCGTCTCTTGACCCGTCCCTGGGGAAATTGGCGCCCACGAACAGTTGCTCGTTAAAACCTATTTTCTCCAAGTCCAAGTCGAGTAGGTAGCCCTTGATGACGCCGGCCTTCTCCATTCTGCTCACCCTGTAACCGACAACGTTCGGGTGGACCTTCAACTCCCGCCCTATGTCGGTGTAGGGTTTCTTGGCGTCGCGGGACATGACCGTTAAAATCTTAACGTCCAAAGAGTCGATGATCATGCTAAGCCCCCCTCATATGGCGCTGAACTCCTTAGACCAGTACTCGAAGTTTCTTAGCATGGCTTTATGGACGCTGGGTTTTCGTTTCTCGATGATGTCCATGAAGTCGTTTCTATATATTTCTCTCGGCCCTGCTCGCCGGTCCTCGGGGTCGCAGTTTTCGAAGAATTCTCGGACAACCTTGATGTGGGCGGCTTGGATGATGTCCCTGACATCGCTTCCCGAGTATCCCTCCGTCTTTTCAGCGAGCTCTTCCAGGCTTACGTCTCTGCTCAGCTTTAGGCTTTTCGTGTATATTTTGAAGATTTCCAGACGGGCGTCGTAGGATGGAAGCGGGACGTATATGCGTTTCTGGAACCTTCGGATGAACGCGTCATCCATCTCCCACGGCTTGTTCGTGGCCCCGATCACGTACACGTGGAGTTGCCTCCTCTTGTCTAGGACCCCGTCCATCTCCTTTAAGAACTGGTTTCTGGTTCTAACCTCCCCTCCAACCTCGCTGGCCCTCTTTCCTATGAGGGAGTCTATTTCATCTAGGAATATGACGGCAGGCTGCCCCTTGATCGCCCTATCCCTAGCCTCTTGGAAAAGCCTCGCAACGTTTTTCTCCGACTCTCCTAACCACTTGGACATCAAGGAGGCTGAGTCCACGCAGTAGAATACTGCGTCTATCTCCGTGGCCACGGCTGAGGCTAGCAGCGTTTTCCCACATCCCGGGGGCCCGTAGAAGAGGATGCCCCTAGGCCATCCAAGGGGGAATAGGTCAGGCCTCTTAACAGGGTAAATCAAAGTTTCCTCCAGGGCTTTCTTCGCCTCGCTGAGGTCGGCTATGTCATCCCAATGCACGTTGGGTTTTTCGGCGATGACGAGCTCGTTGAAGCTTATGCTCAGCGTCCTCTCATTCGTTCCATGATAATCGAGGTGTTGAGCTCCGTTCCTGAGCTCTTCAATCCTTTTCCGGTATGATTTAACCCTTGACATGTATATTTTCTTCTGCGGCGAAGTAGGGTACAGTGTGCTGAGCTTTAACAGGATTTCCACAGCCCTCTGATACCGGGTGATGGCCATTTCAGCGGATCCTTGCCTATCCAGGTTTACAGCTTCCTCCGCGTATTTGGCGGCCAACTTCTCCAGCTCCATTGAGGCGGACAACCCATCACACCTCTTCCTTACGGTTCAGCTCGA is a genomic window containing:
- a CDS encoding 30S ribosomal protein S26e, which encodes MPKKRRSGGRSKGRKGRSELIQCSNCGMLVPRDKAKRRATYVSLVDPALARELRSRGAQIAKQKVVKYYCVSCAVHFGVVKVRAKEERKGYRPF
- a CDS encoding Lrp/AsnC ligand binding domain-containing protein, giving the protein MVEVNGEITAVISLSADSKKLEKVIEQLVEMPETQDVYEVTGEYDLIAVVKAKDISDFRVIVKDKILQIDGVVNSVSSFVLYTHKKAGEKRC
- a CDS encoding ATP-binding protein, producing the protein MSASMELEKLAAKYAEEAVNLDRQGSAEMAITRYQRAVEILLKLSTLYPTSPQKKIYMSRVKSYRKRIEELRNGAQHLDYHGTNERTLSISFNELVIAEKPNVHWDDIADLSEAKKALEETLIYPVKRPDLFPLGWPRGILFYGPPGCGKTLLASAVATEIDAVFYCVDSASLMSKWLGESEKNVARLFQEARDRAIKGQPAVIFLDEIDSLIGKRASEVGGEVRTRNQFLKEMDGVLDKRRQLHVYVIGATNKPWEMDDAFIRRFQKRIYVPLPSYDARLEIFKIYTKSLKLSRDVSLEELAEKTEGYSGSDVRDIIQAAHIKVVREFFENCDPEDRRAGPREIYRNDFMDIIEKRKPSVHKAMLRNFEYWSKEFSAI
- a CDS encoding endonuclease Q family protein → MAVSPDECGLRVIADLHIHSRYSRATSLNMNLEEISHFGAIKGLNLIGLGDFTHPRWLGELRDGLEEVDETGVYRLKDGRGKVFFIVTTEVSTVFEYEGSVRKVHHVIFAPSLDAAEQVNDGLRRFGDLQVDGRPTLNMTAAELVEVLKGICVEAFIFPAHAWTPWFSLFGSNNGFNSVAECYQDKADEIFALETGLSSDPPMNWRVSALEKYTLISNSDSHSAWPWRLGREANVLDMPELNYRSLIQAFEKKDVSVFKFTVETPPQYGKYHWTGHRLCGVSMPPSEAVKLGNKCPRCGRRMVKGVEQRVEELADRPVGFQPEGAVGYVTVIPLSEILTNVLNLGSPSSRRVWTMYNALVSRFGSEFNVLLEADLSAVAEVTGPQVAKAIEDMRTGRLRIAPGYDGVYGRLLFSEGAEDSSSISPGLGSGKTGLREGLWRYM
- a CDS encoding AsnC family transcriptional regulator, whose product is MIIDSLDVKILTVMSRDAKKPYTDIGRELKVHPNVVGYRVSRMEKAGVIKGYLLDLDLEKIGFNEQLFVGANFPRDGSRDEIIKQVVSMPQALTVLSTLGNPELLIFLLGRNKCDIEETLSKLKGLNLDVKYSSPIVKAQRNRDLNTLLKTLESEGEVPGEKIEGVTALIEMNGR
- the proS gene encoding proline--tRNA ligase, which gives rise to MAKEIGVTVKRSEDFSEWYTQVVLKSGLADYASIKGFMVLKPYGYEIWERVRQVLDEEFKALGHRNAYFPTLIPESFLKREAEHFKGFTPEVFWVTKTGEDELSERLAVRPTSETIIYDSYAKWIQSWRDLPLLINVWNSVLRAEIKSTKPFIRSSEFLWQEGHTAHETREEADKEVMEILNVYRRLIEQYLAIPVLAGYKSDAEKFVGALYTTTLEAMMPDGKALQMGTSHNLGQNFSKPFEIKFLGRDEKEHYAWTTSWGVSWRLIGAVVMVHGDDKGLVLPPKIAPLQAVIIPIFYSERDKDRVLAKAKRVKEALEKGGVRCMVDDRFQYTPGWKFNDWELKGVPLRVEVGPRDVEGGVVTVARRDLKGKKTVSDEEIPSYVKKTLDDIQNNLFQKASTILKEKTITVKEYDEFKSILEGKGGFLRACWCGDPACEEKVKEETGATIRLISFDEKPFSHCIYCEREAVKVAYFAKAY
- a CDS encoding CDP-alcohol phosphatidyltransferase family protein, with the protein product MLSGLGERLTKPLLRLARSLGGAGLRPNHVTLMGLASSAVAAYGYYKYTPQDRWFPLIFLALAGFLDALDGLMARELSMKSKVGGILDSTVDRLGESMLFLGLILSGVVDVLWGLLALIFSFMVSYVRARAEGEGFSLKGKGFAERPERLIILLAATAADKLNIGVAAIAILSLITMFQRIYHLHGLRSVGAV
- a CDS encoding GAF domain-containing protein codes for the protein MVEHVLKTEDYCWMLHEIAKALGTAKNLPAVLNLIVKSAVDALNVKACSLRLLDRRAEKLELAAAYGLSDEYLGKGPVEVGKSPVDQEAMKGEPVLVEDVESDGRLQYPDEAKKEGIKSMVCVPLKVRDQVIGSLRAYSSVRRGFSGSELTFLTALANLGAIAIDNARLMGKWRGRVEKMSRLLDVSKKITSTLKSEEVFQAIVQSAVEGLGAKGGTLRLLDEKKRNLDLVASVGLSEKYLAKGSVRVQDEIEEVMSGKVVGVLNAESDPRIKGKNSVKQEGIKSILAAPIAVKGRLIGVLKVYTLEEREFDEEEVEYLAFLASLGGVAIENARLYRLALTNWETLVKNVWGSLDVWRGP
- a CDS encoding threonine--tRNA ligase — translated: MRTLLIHAGRFEYQVREKAVPNPEELDGSGRGVAENVLVAFMSVEAPDGENPRGVASEASRDLSEAARKLGVEDIILYPYAHLSSDLADGETAITVLKMVEDLLKAAGYRVVRTPFGWYKSFTLQCLGHPLSELSRTITPPRIPARTVETAYWILDLDGQLYEPEKYQFKAGQEDFKALVEKEALKIELPGGKPRFLDYCRKFGVEWEPYSDLGHMRYSPEATLMFQLIEDYAWTVANSLSIPIFQLKGTNMFNLSEKPVREHAKLFGEKLYEMEVERRRLVLRYAACHQQFASVKDWRISYRQLPFGTFEVADSYRLEQSGELLLCFRVRKLHMPDLHIYCLNLENAMDVSLRLHEKIYQEVRKLNREYVSIYNTTRRFFEENRKFFEQLLKVEKKPALLNFVPEDVYYWVINVEYTIIDQLNRPREIATFQIDVGNAERFGISYHDKNGEKKYPPIIHTAIIGTVERYLFTLLDCAAAAESKGEKPSLPLWLTPIQVRLIPISPELVDRCLEICREFNENGVRADIDDREETLSKRVREAETAWIPYIIVVGKRELRGNSLPVRIRVEGKTIRNLTVKELTSEIKEKIKGYPYRPLPLPFRVSLRPSYI
- a CDS encoding Snf7 family protein, producing MFEEKVSIGKKLREALKPTPLRKRITLSLSTMKIQLKRLDNTLRQLEQRDKRLYDRCVKAFHEKNQAMAAMYANECAEIRKIAKMTLASQLALERVALRLETIREFGDIAYGMNAAAKVVNMIKDNLQNIIPEVSMKLEEVNDSLQSMILEVGEATESTLSMEASSEEAEKILAEANTLAEQKLKDEFPELPAISAEEPGAKAT